GGAGAaattgtggttagcggctaatgctaatactgctggagagctaaactgaatctcctgtataactctgtacttcagtggagtgtctttactgctccttaatacctgactgatagaattcatacataaggagcaccagattataagaagcactaaagattttttggggaaattaaagaattttaagtgcagcttatagtgtgaaaaatacagtatcgTGGTGCTCATAATAAAGTGCAGGGTCAGTGTATATAGTGTTTTGGGGCAGGTGTTTACTTACACTGCACACCAGATCAACACTTAACAAAACAGTATATTTGCTGTTTACAGGAAGACGGTTAAAGAAACATCTATATAAAGACGTACCCCAACATCATCATCGTTCTGGATGAGCTGAGAGTGTCCGAACAGGCGTCTCTTCAGTATGGGCTCCAGCAGAGTCAGATACACCATGTAGAGCAGGAGCAGCCCCAGAACAGACAGGTAGATTATAATCGTCCCCTGAAAACAAAAAGGTTTAAGAGTTTTACTGTAAAACTTACAATAAACAGGCAGATACACTGTTCTGtgccaaacaataaaaaaaaatatcacatcaAATCGCACTTTTTATTCTTCTCAAAACTAAGCTTTTAATTccgggtatttaaatgtgaaaaaaataatcagtGGGAGACTGCGCGAGAGCACAAGAGACTGCgcgagagagagggcgagagcaTAAGAGACGGCGCGAGAGCACGAGAGACGGCGCGAGGGCACGAGAGACGGCGCGAGGGCACGAGAGACGGCGCGAGAGCACGAGAGACGGCACGAGAGCACGAGAGACGACGCGAGAGCACGAGAGACGGCGCGAGAGCACGAGAGACGGCGCGAGAGcacgagagacagcgcgagagcaCGAGAGACTGCgcgagagagagggcgagagcaCGAGAGACGGCGCGAGAGCACGAGAGACGGCGCGATAGCGCAAAAGATTGATTTAGCGTATAAGAGAGAGAacttaaagaaaattaaaaagtttaattttcacatggtaattaattttttttactttaggaCAGAGTTATGCAGACAGAGATGATGCAGTGTGTGCAGGGCGTATGGTCTGAACACTGCAGGCTGACCTACAGCttattcaacctctgcagcaatactggcagcactAATGCATGCATTCCACTAAACACATGTACTTCTGAACTTCTTGCTGTATAATCTTAGTTTTTAGAAGCAGAAACTCACTTTAATGGTTCCAGAACTTCTCTCCTCGTATTTGCATTCACAGCGCAAACAGTACGCCTCCACATCCTTCCCCTCCACCGGCATCGGCTCCACAACATGCAGGCAGTTACTGAGGACAAgaatataaatgttaaatataaaccAATCAACAATTACGTTAACGATTTAAAAACTCGAATTTATGTAGGAATGAACGATGGAAAGGATGGAATCATAACAGTAACAACAGAGAATTTAATCCTAAGAAAATATAATATTAggtattacagaaaaaaaaatagttgagaaaaatgtatttactgCATTTGTTATTGTATTTAAGAATTAGAAGGGAATTTTTTGTTTACctaactaagcttagctttacagatccgccacccagtggcaagacctgctgaattagtaggaaaaaatggtgacacccctgttccttactagtgtcgcacaatgcactttatagtgcaaaaaaaaaaaaaacggtactctcaaccggaaacctcCGTCCATCAATCCCTATCTGGGCTgtttataaacattaataataattctgAGTTCAGCGGAAATGACAAAGGTTGTGCCGGGTATAgtgtacaataaatcaataaagtaATTATCGTGTCAGGCTCACTGCACTGTGCAGCTCTCTGAACAGCCCAGAGCTAAATTTAATCCCCTGTGGAAAAGCAGATTCTCAGATTGTGTTTAATGGATTACCAATCCTTCAGTGAAACGTTCTGATTGTAGATCTGTCCTTCGATCTCTTTGTAAGGTGGGCAGATACACTTGCATCGTATGTCTTCAGAGTTCTGAAACagagtaaaaaaacaacatagaaacataaaaaaacaagattaacAAGGGAAATATCTAAACCCTGTGTATCAATCACAAGACGCCACAGGTAAGGGCAGGGCAAAAAACTGTTCACTGTTAAAAATCACCATTATTGCATATTATTAAGGTCATgtcaatttattgtacaattaGTTGATAATGTAAATATCGTGGCAGAGCCTAGCccccttgttttgtttttaacctGAGTTCTGCACTACTGGCGGATAAAGAAACATAACCACACTTTATCAGCTAACCAACCCAACCAGCTACATATCCAAATAACTGCAGACATccttttaattaatacattaaatcacagtactgccaaaagaataggactcagGTACCAGGTACCTTTGTGCACAATGCCTAATCTTAATCTAAATTCCCTTAAAAACCCTGATATACTTTTTGAGTTTCTGAACAACcttgaaaaaaaagattaaggagattattaagtaaaaaaagtgTCAATATGGCAGTAAGTGTAACTAGCTGATGTTAGTGTTATTATCTACCTAAAACTAGAGCTACGGCCAAAATTAGGGCTAAAACTAGGGATACAGATAAAATTAGGGCTAAAGCTAGGGATACAGATAGGGCTAAACCTAGGGCTAACGCTAAAACTAGGGATACAGATAAAATAAGCGATAAATCTAAAGCTAGGCATATAGATAGGGCTAAAGCTAAAACTAAGGATAAAGCTAGGGCTAACGCCAAAACTAGGATTGAAGCTAAAACTAGGGATACAGCTGGGGTTAAAGCCAAAACTAGCGATACAGCTAGGGCTAAATCTAAAATTATGGATTCAGCTAGGGCTAAATCTAGGAATAAAGCTAAATCTGAGGAATACAGCTAGGACTAAAATTAGGGTAAAAAACTGGGGATACAGCTAAAATTAGGGATAACTCTAAAACTAGGCATACAGCTAGGGATAAAGCTAAAACTAGGGATACAGCTAATACTAGGGATAAAGCTAAAACTAGGAATAAAGCTAAAACTATGGATAGGGCTAAAGCTATGTCTTCAGCTAGGTCTAAAACTAGGACTGAATCCAAAACCAGCAATACAGCTAGGGTTAAAACTAGGGCTAAAGCTAAAACTAGGGCTAAACCTATGACTAACTATGTTAAAAGCCCTCAGTTCTAGCctacactgctaactgcagctagctaaagctgataataaaacatgtcatatatgtttttgtttttttactataacaattttagtgaaaaataaaagaataaggcGATTTTTATTTAAGATAATTGTCGAAATGACATTTAGTGTAACGTTAACTAGCTGACGTTAGCGTTATAAACctcatttttcaagtttttctggAAAACTTGAAAAATGAGTAAGGAGAATAATTTAGGAAGCTAAAGCTAACTATGTTTAAAGCCCACAGTTAACTAGGTTATATACTGCATTACTAACTAAAGagttagctaaagctaaagctaaccaGGTAAACTATAGAGTTATTATTtagctaaggctaatgctaaagctagctGGTCACTCAGTTTACAGTCCGCTGTTATATAAGTTAGTTAAGTTACTACACTGATTAACTACAGagctagctaaagctaaagctaaccaGGTTTAAAGTCCACTGATAACTACAGAGTTAGTGTTATTATCTAGCtaaagctagctggctaactggGTTTACAGTCCGCTGTCATATAGCTATAACGTTAGTTACTACACTGATAACTACAGAGTTAGCATTAGCGCGCTAGCTAGTGAAGCTAAGTACAGTAGCTAGCCTAGTGATGTTTATATGTAAACGGTATCCTGGTGTAGACGCTGATACAGAATGGTATATTTAATAACTGATAGtgtatattaatgtttattaatattaatattaataattaaatgtgaTTATTTACCTTACTCTCGGCGAGCTGCGCTGAGAGCACCAGAACACAGCCCAGCGCCAGCAGCCGCACTCCGCCCGCAGCCTGCATCTCTCTACCGCACAGCTCTCCGCTCACACCCCGCTCACACACACCGATCAGAACCGGAGCCGATCAGAACCGGAGCCGCGGGTTCTGGACGGTTCTAAAGGCTAAAGATCAGATTAATAACCGAGTGTAATCAGTACTGCACTACCAACACATCAGCTGATCATCAGCACCCTGTGCAGCACCAATAACACTCCCCCCTCAAACAACAGGAACCAAAAAACAggaactatacagctctgaaaaaaataataaagcacttaaaaatgattttaccaaattaaaaacctctggaatataatcaagaggaagatggatgatcacaaaccaccaaactgaactgcttaaagttattcaaaagcagtgtgtaagactggtggcggagatcatgatgccaagatgcatgaatgaaaactgtgattaaaaaccaccaggattattccaccaaatattgattatttctgaactcttaaaactttatgaatatgaacttgttttctttgcattatttgaggtctgaaagttctgcatcttttttgttatttcagacatttctcattttctgtaaataaatgctctaaatgacaataaatttatttggaatttgggagaaatgttgtctgtagtttatagaataaaacaacaatgttcatttttatcaaacataaacctgtaaatagcaaaagcagagaaactgattcagaaactgaagtgctctcttttttatttttatactagtgcatcttaaaaaaatagaatatcacatacctgtcaagttttagatttaaaaataagggatattttcctctgtccacttaaagccgtcccaccatccccaacgaaggttcagtatcccttacattttaagacaggtttaaaaaaaatctaaaataaccacatgtgaaacacttacacactacaattagattatcagaatctgaaatgttgtggacaatcctacatatgtcattcttttaatgcagccaaattaaaaatccttatctagatattttaaaaaaagttaagatttcatgtcttggcttttttggcataatgcactcttttatatgatatatatatttttttatttaatggatttaaaattgaacaaagggtgcacaaattctacaaaatgactgtaggtgacctaaaaaatagtatcatgagcttttactaaaaggacaaggaccagatatattccatcagtaaaaattagtcctaatgggcctacacaattaataatctttaattaatacttctttcttttgatcactccacccctgatcagttcagttcatttcggtcctctacaaatttctagttaaactgagtcacaaactttatttttataattttaaaaggtttaatctgtgtgttttatttcggagatgagtatttttaagcagctatcagaaaaatctcatcatagtTTCCATTAGCCTACAgttacatttcttttagaaaaatcgctgtatatacAGATAGGTTTTatcatcagctgctccgacgagctgcctgaactcaccgcgacggggggcttccccacactgaccctcctttgcaagctgattggctgtttctcctgaaaggcgggactttctccttgaaccggctccacgattggttaagagacacagagcggtcagtgccctgtctcctcaataatatatatatatatatatatatatatatatatatatatatatatatatatatatatatatattattttaatataatacgggaaatttacgggaaaataataatacgggaggacggcgtgaaagaggagtaaaatacggtagcttcccggccaaaacgggagacttgacaggtatggaatatcattgaaaagttattttaatagTTCAAAATGTGGAGCtcacattatatagatgtattacacacagagtgatctattttaagcctttatttattttattattgatgattatgaagcttacagccaataaaacccaaaaatcagtgtctcagaaaattagaatattatataagaccaattggtactttctgcagtatgggcagtgtgccaagtcctgctggaaaataaaatccacatctccataaaagaagAAATTACTTTAGActagatctagtgtgaagtttccaccaatcagtgatggtttggagatgaggatttcattttccagcaggacttggcacactgcccacactgccaaaagtaccaattggtcttttataatattctaattttctgagacactgacttttgggttttattgtctgtaagcttcataataatcaataataaaataaataaacatttaaaatagatcactttgtgtgtaatacatctacataatatatgagtttaataaAGCTTGATACAGTTTTACGTAAGGACGGGGCCACAATGACATTTTGGCCCAAGCTGAAACCTGATTGGCCCCCTGAAGTGTCCCTGTCCTGTCactaattttttttatctacGTACAGTAAAACGCATGTACAATGGATA
The DNA window shown above is from Astyanax mexicanus isolate ESR-SI-001 chromosome 16, AstMex3_surface, whole genome shotgun sequence and carries:
- the tmem9b gene encoding transmembrane protein 9B, with the protein product MQAAGGVRLLALGCVLVLSAQLAESKNSEDIRCKCICPPYKEIEGQIYNQNVSLKDCNCLHVVEPMPVEGKDVEAYCLRCECKYEERSSGTIKGTIIIYLSVLGLLLLYMVYLTLLEPILKRRLFGHSQLIQNDDDVGDQQPFANAHDVLSRSRSRPNVLNKVEHAQQRWRRQVQEQRKSVFDRHVVLS